A genomic stretch from Actinomycetota bacterium includes:
- the leuC gene encoding 3-isopropylmalate dehydratase large subunit has translation MGQTITEKILAWHAGRDEVFPGELINARVDLALANDITAPLALDAFREMGAERVFDTARVVLVPDHFAPARDILAAENCARIREFARRQGLEHYYEVGRVGIEHVLLPEEGLVLPGELIVGADSHTCTYGALGAFSTGMGSTDLAMAMALGEVWLRVPESMRLTYTGELKPWVGGKDLILHTIGSIGVDGARYRAMEFTGPAIDSLSMEGRFTMANMAVEAGAKNGIFAVDSKTRAWLEKRARRDYRAFASDPDAAYAQELCFDVERLEPQVAFPHLPSNVRPISRAGEVKIDQVVIGSCTNGWLEDIETAARILEGREVHPHVRTIIFPGTPKIKLEMIRRGWMETFIRAGAVVSTPTCGPCLGGHMGVIAAGERAVSTTNRNFVGRMGHKEGEVYLSGPAVAAASAVTGRLTDPREVMGG, from the coding sequence ATGGGACAGACCATCACCGAGAAGATACTCGCGTGGCACGCCGGGCGCGACGAAGTGTTTCCCGGCGAGCTGATAAACGCACGTGTTGACCTCGCCCTGGCCAACGATATCACCGCGCCCCTGGCCCTGGATGCCTTCCGCGAGATGGGGGCGGAGCGCGTGTTCGATACCGCCAGGGTGGTGCTGGTACCCGACCATTTCGCACCGGCCAGGGACATCCTCGCCGCCGAGAACTGCGCCAGGATCAGGGAGTTCGCGCGGCGGCAGGGGCTGGAGCACTACTACGAGGTGGGCAGGGTAGGCATAGAGCACGTGTTGCTGCCCGAGGAAGGCCTGGTGCTCCCGGGCGAGCTCATCGTGGGTGCCGATTCACATACCTGCACCTACGGCGCGCTGGGGGCTTTCTCCACCGGCATGGGCTCCACGGACCTGGCCATGGCCATGGCCCTGGGGGAGGTCTGGCTGCGGGTACCCGAGAGCATGCGCCTGACCTACACCGGAGAACTCAAGCCCTGGGTGGGCGGAAAAGACCTCATCCTGCATACCATCGGCAGCATCGGGGTGGACGGCGCGCGCTACCGGGCCATGGAGTTCACCGGCCCGGCCATCGATTCGCTGTCGATGGAGGGGAGGTTCACCATGGCAAACATGGCCGTGGAGGCGGGGGCCAAGAACGGAATCTTCGCCGTGGACTCCAAGACCCGCGCCTGGTTGGAGAAGCGGGCGCGCCGCGACTACCGCGCCTTCGCGAGCGACCCCGACGCCGCGTACGCGCAGGAGCTATGCTTCGACGTTGAGCGCCTCGAGCCACAGGTGGCCTTCCCGCACCTGCCTTCCAACGTGCGCCCCATCTCGCGGGCCGGAGAGGTAAAGATCGACCAGGTGGTCATCGGCTCCTGTACCAACGGGTGGCTGGAGGACATAGAGACCGCAGCCCGCATCCTTGAGGGCAGGGAGGTGCATCCCCATGTCAGGACGATCATCTTCCCGGGCACGCCGAAGATCAAGCTGGAGATGATCCGCCGCGGCTGGATGGAGACCTTCATCAGGGCCGGGGCGGTGGTCAGCACCCCCACCTGCGGCCCTTGCCTGGGCGGCCACATGGGAGTCATCGCCGCGGGCGAGAGGGCGGTCTCCACCACCAACCGCAATTTCGTGGGACGCATGGGGCACAAGGAGGGCGAGGTGTATCTCAGCGGCCCGGCCGTGGCGGCGGCGTCCGCGGTGACCGGGCGCCTCACCGACCCCAGGGAGGTGATGGGAGGATGA
- a CDS encoding 3-isopropylmalate dehydratase small subunit, translating into MVLEGKAWRYGRDVDTDVIIPARYLTLTDPAELGAHCLEDLDPKFAGRVKAGDFIVAEENFGSGSSREHAPLAIKGCGVSCVIASSFARIFYRNAINVGLPILECPEAVRDIGKGHRLRVDLERGTVENLSTGRVFEAQPFPEFMREIIALGGLVDYVRERLENKG; encoded by the coding sequence ATGGTCCTGGAGGGAAAGGCCTGGCGCTACGGGCGCGACGTCGACACCGACGTGATCATCCCCGCCCGCTACCTCACCCTCACCGACCCCGCCGAGCTCGGCGCCCATTGCCTGGAAGACCTGGATCCCAAGTTCGCGGGACGGGTAAAGGCGGGAGACTTCATCGTGGCGGAGGAGAACTTCGGTTCCGGCTCCTCGCGGGAGCATGCTCCCCTGGCCATCAAGGGGTGCGGGGTGTCGTGCGTCATCGCCTCCTCCTTCGCCAGGATCTTCTACCGCAACGCCATCAACGTTGGCCTGCCCATCCTGGAATGCCCGGAGGCGGTGAGGGATATCGGAAAAGGGCATCGCCTGCGCGTGGACCTGGAGAGGGGCACGGTGGAGAACCTCTCCACCGGCAGGGTCTTCGAGGCCCAGCCCTTTCCGGAGTTCATGCGAGAGATAATCGCCCTGGGCGGGCTGGTCGATTACGTGAGGGAGCGGCTGGAGAACAAGGGTTGA